A region from the Acyrthosiphon pisum isolate AL4f chromosome A1, pea_aphid_22Mar2018_4r6ur, whole genome shotgun sequence genome encodes:
- the LOC100165622 gene encoding exportin-1 has product MATMTEQVSKLLDFSQKLDITLLENIVGCMYTGTGDQQRAAQEVLTTLKEHPDAWTRVDTILEFSNNQQTKYFALQILEQLIKTRWKVLPRNQCEGIKKYIVALIIKTSSDPATMEREKTYLNKLNIILVQVLKREWPKNWESFVGEIVGASRTNESLCQNNMVILKLLSEEVFDFSAGNMTQMKAKHLKDTMCSEFAQIFELCQFVLGSSQNVALVNATLDTLLRFLNWIPLGYIFETDLIDTLIFKFFNVPMFRNITLQCLTEVAAVTVPNYDAAFAGLFSKTMAQLVQMLPIHTNIKEAYASGQDQEQNFIQNLALFLCTFLKEHALLVEKNGSNEDLLKALHYLVMISEVEEIEIFKICLEYWNSLAASLYRENPFGQLQIVGLFSLSPTSRPDGNTISPRRQFYAPVISQMRYIMISRMAKPEEVLVVENENGEVVREFMKDTDAISLYKSMRETLVYLTHLDCVDTERIMTEKLHNQVNGNEWSWKNLNTLCWAIGSISGAMHEEDEKRFLVTAIKDLLGLCEQKKGKDNKAIIASNIMYVVGQYPRFLRAHWKFLKTVVNKLFEFMHETHDGVQDMACDTFIKIAMKCRRYFVQVQVGEAMPFIEEILNSMATIISDLQPQQVHTFYEAVGIMISAQVNSKIQEQLIDKYMLLPNLIWDDCISQASKDVEILKEPEFVKQLGNILKTNARACKSLGHQYVVQLGRIYLDMLNIYNVMSANITDAIATNGDSVTKQPLIKNMRVIKKETLRLISDWISRSSDNAMVLENFIPPLLETVLADYSKTMHPSAREPEVLSAMATIIDKLQSDITPAVSKILDAVFEATLTMINKDFEQFPEHRTNFYLLLQAINNHCFVSFLSIPAPQFKLVLDSIFWAFKHTMRNVADTGLLILYKLLQNVQQHKQAAQSFYVSYFTDILQHVFSVATDTSHTASLLMHAQILSYMFKLVESDRIEVLLSAPGAPPDGEVTDKNVAYVRDFVASLLKTAFPHLADAQIALTVQGMFNLNHDLTAFKDHLRDFLVQIREFTGEDISDLYLEEREQALRAAQEEKREVQKTVPGILNPHEITDDMQD; this is encoded by the exons GTATATTGTTGCACTTATCATAAAAACATCTTCAGATCCTGCGACAATGGAAAgagaaaaaacatatttaaacaaacTAAACATTATTCTCGTACAG GTATTGAAACGCGAGTGGCCAAAAAACTGGGAATCATTTGTTGGGGAAATTGTTGGAGCTAGCCGGACTAATGAAAGTTTATGCCAAAATAACatggttatattaaaattgcttAGTGAAGAAGTGTTTGATTTTTCTGCTGGAAATATGACTCAAATGAAAGCTAAACACTTAAAAGATACTATGTGTTCTGAATTCGCACAGATTTTTGAACTTTGTCAATTTGTTCTA GGCTCTTCTCAAAACGTGGCTTTAGTAAATGCAACATTAGATACACTTCTTAGATTCCTTAATTGGATACCACTTGgttatatatttgaaactgATTTGATTGATACAttgatttttaaa TTCTTCAATGTGCCTATGTTTCGTAATATCACATTGCAATGTTTGACTGAAGTTGCTGCGGTAACTGTACCGAATTATGATGCTGCGTTTGCAGGTCTTTTCTCCAAAACTATGGCACAACTTGTACAG atgTTACCcattcatacaaatattaaagaAGCATATGCTTCAGGTCAAGACCAAGAACAAAATTTTATACAGAATTTGGcattatttttgtgtacattTCTCAAAGAGCATGCTCttttagtagaaaaaaatgGTTCTAATGaagatttattaaaa GCACTTCATTATTTGGTTATGATTTCGGAAGTTGAAGAAATCGAAATATTCAAGATTTGTCTAGAATATTGGAATAGTTTGGCTGCTAGTTTGTACAGAGAAAATCCATTCGGACAACTGCAAATAGTTGGCCTTTTCTCACTTTCTCCAACTAGTAGGCCGGATGGTAACACTATATCTCCTAGACGTCAATTTTATGCGCCAGTTATATCTCAA ATGCGATATATAATGATCAGTCGTATGGCTAAACCAGAAGAAGTTTTAGttgttgaaaatgaaaatggagAAGTAGTTAGAGAGTTTATGAAAGATACAGATGCTATTAGTTTGTACAAAAGTATGAGAGAAACACTTGTTTATTTAACTCATTTGGACTGTGTAGACACCGAACGAATTATGACAGAAAAGTTGCATAATCAAGTCAATGGAAATGAATGGTcttggaaaaatttaaatact cTATGTTGGGCGATTGGTAGTATTTCTGGAGCAATGCATGAAGAAGATGAAAAAAGATTCTTAGTCACAGCTATTAAAGACTTATTAGGATTATGTGAACAAAAAAAAGGCAAAGATAATAAGGCAATTATCGcttctaatattatgtatgtggtTGGACAGTACCCAAGATTTTTACGAGCTCATTGgaaatttttgaaaactgttgTCAACAAATTATTCGAATTCATGCATG aaacTCATGATGGTGTTCAAGATATGGCATGTgatacttttatcaaaattgcAATGAAATGTAGAAGGTACTTCGTTCAAGTTCAAGTTGGCGAAGCTATGCCATTTATTGAGGAAATTCTTAATTCAATGGCAACAATTATCAGTGACTTGCAGCCACAacaa GTGCATACCTTCTATGAAGCTGTTGGTATTATGATTAGTGCTCAAGTGAATTCTAAGATCCAAGAACAactaattgataaatatatgcTGTTGCCAAACTTAATTTGGGATGATTGTATCAGTCAAGCTTCAAAa gatgttgaaatattaaaagaacCAGAGTTTGTCAAACAATtgggtaatattttaaaaactaatgctAGAGCATGTAAATCTCTAGGACATCAATATGTTGTCCAA ttgggAAGAATATACTTGGAtatgttgaatatttataatgtaatgagTGCAAATATTACTGACGCCATAGCGACTAATGGAGATAGTGTTACAAAACAaccattgattaaaaatatgagagttattaaaaaagaaacattaCGCTTGATATCAGATTGGATTTCTAGATCTAGTGATAATGCAATG gtactaGAAAATTTTATTCCTCCGCTTTTGGAAACAGTATTGGCTGATTACAGCAAGACTATGCACCCATCCGCTCGAGAACCAGAAGTTCTTAGTGCTATGGCAACAATAATTGACAAACTACAATCTGATATAACCCCGGCAGTGTCTAAAATTTTAGATGCTGTGTTTGAGGCCACGCTTACAATGATAAATAAGGATTTTGAGCAATTCCCTGAACACAGAACAAATTTCTACCTCCTTTTACAA gcaataaataatcattgtttTGTTTCATTCCTGTCCATACCAGCCCCTCAGTTTAAATTGGTTTTGGACTCAATATTTTGGGCTTTTAAACATACCATGCGTAATGTTGCTGATACTGGATTATTG atattgtacaaattattgcAGAATGTTCAACAGCATAAACAAGCAGCCCAGAGTTTCtatgtatcatattttactGATATCCTACAACATGTTTTTTCTGTTGCTACCGATACATCTCATACCGCAA gtttattAATGCATGCACAAATCTTATCATACATGTTCAAATTAGTGGAGAGCGATAGGATTGAAGTTTTGTTAAGTGCACCAGGTGCACCTCCTGATGGTGAAGTCACAGATAAAAATGTGGCCTATGTTCGTGATTTTGTAGCATCACTGCTAAAGACAGCTTTCCCTCATTTGGCTGATGCACAAATTGCTCTTACTGTACAAGgcatgtttaatttaaatcatgACCTAACAGCTTTTAAAGATCATCTTCGTGATTTCCTTGTTCAGATCAGA GAATTTACCGGTGAAGATATATCTGACTTATACCTTGAAGAAAGAGAACAAGCATTGAGGGCGGCTCAAGAAGAAAAACGTGAAGTACAGAAGACTGTGCCTGGCATATTAAACCCACATGAAATTACTGATGATATGCAGGACTAA
- the LOC100570405 gene encoding uncharacterized protein LOC100570405, with protein MEVDSEEVKRHLGILGYTQIEPSLLNEFVKDLKKLIEYDRRHNNISALSMSLYKDWDKSYSERMKNSTPIKNPIHHNRTANGDEHEDEVNLINKYKSQNGVSRTSSKMMDMHIKTPMNKSSKYESEFMQSKCYFCGSIPMENQPRLKAKHSLKPLHALHLSVTFSIEL; from the exons ATGGAAGTTGACTCAGAAGAGGTAAAAAGACACTTGGGCATCTTGGGGTACACGCAAATAGAACCCAGTCTGCTAAATGAGTTCGTAAAAG atttgaaAAAGCTTATTGAATACGACCGAAGACACAACAACATCAGTGCACTATCTATGTCGCTTTACAAAGACTGGGATAAAAGTTACTCCGAGAGGATGAAAAATAGTACCCCAATTAAAAACCCCATCCATCATAATCGTACTGCGAACGGAGATGAACACGAAGATGAAGTCAacctaataa ataaatataaaagccAAAATGGTGTCTCACGGACATCTTCAAAAATGATGGACATGCATATTAAAACTCCCATGAATAAGAGTTCTAAATATGAATCAGAATTTAtg caATCAAAATGCTATTTTTGCGGAAGTATACCAATGGAAAATCAACCAAGATTGAAGGCGAAACACAGTTTGAAACCACTGCATGCTTTACACCTCAGTGTAACATTTAGTATTGAACTTTAA
- the LOC100570160 gene encoding solute carrier family 15 member 2-like, with translation MENSLFKENKTLLNPPSVVLVPENVYMTSKKNHSYLIHIIVPLNEDSKIWLHIKKLTLESLSNNKITIFEEAQYPVSQFQNNTVLKIPAGLYTLTIHYMDKKQQPISRNVLNLETNRIYTYRNEHKINSKLQSNTVVQTRVLSKEWLLPQFICMTFGETLFTMTGLSFSFSETPESMKTVSISMWYFCVALGNLIVIFINKFVAFEKKSNMFFMFAFIAVLTIIATCKWSNKYEKLYHENKTDTENESDSDNVNLVMLLKKESYQLSF, from the exons AtggaaaatagtttatttaaagaGAATAAGACATTATTAAACCCACCTTCAGTAGTACTTGTGCCGGAAAATGTATACATGACttcaaaaaaaaaccattcatatttaataca TATAATTGTTCCATTAAATGAAGACAGCAAAATATGGTTACACATCAAAAAACTAACACTTGAGTCCTTGTCTAATAATAAGATAACGATTTTCGAGGAAGCACAGTATCCCGTTtctcaatttcaaaataatacagttttaaaaattccTGCTGGTTT gtACACGCTGACGATACATTATATGGATAAAAAGCAGCAGCCGATATCAAGGAATGTCTTGAATCTTGAAACCAATCGTATTTACACATATAGaaatgaacataaaattaattct aaattacaaTCAAATACAGTTGTGCAGACCCGCGTTTTAAGTAAAGAGTGGTTATTACCTCAATTCATTTGTATGACATTCGGCGAGACATTGTTTACCATGACTGGATTATCATTTTCTTTCTcagaa ACTCCCGAATCGATGAAAACCGTGTCAATATCAATGTGGTATTTTTGCGTAGCTCTCGGGAATTTGATTGTAATTTTCATCAACAAATTTGTAGCGTTTGAAAAGAAA TCCAACATGTTCTTCATGTTCGCTTTCATTGCGGTTTTAACGATAATCGCCACCTGCAAATGGAGTAACAAGTACGAAAAGTTATATCACGAAAATAAAACAGACACGGAAAATGAGAGCGATAGTGATAACGTCAATTTAG taatgttattaaaaaaggaGAGTTATCAACTATCGTTTTGA
- the LOC115033810 gene encoding solute carrier family 15 member 2-like, with amino-acid sequence MALYGLVFVSIGVGGIKCCIAAFGVDQLIGNDQNVTSTQVHVFFSMFYFSIHLGVFFGMITSPIINKILLYSGHNVNEYVIRFGMVVITMAISISVFVCGTPYYLFRKSLPNILPKMIKCIFFSLWKQLTSPCKETKNEHWLEMAKNSFPNDIINDTKKTLHMLCLYIPLSIFWSLFDQQVNIRNKSCKSYPY; translated from the exons ATGGCACTATACGGTCTGGTCTTTGTTTCAATTGGTGTGGGTGGTATAAAATGCTGTATTGCAGCATTTGGCGTGGATCAGCTCATTGGAAATGATCAGAATGTAACCTCAACACAAGTACACGTATTCTTTAGCATGTTCTACTTTTCCATACACTTAGGCGTGTTCTTCGGAATGATTACTTCGccaattatcaataaaattctgTTGTACAGTGGCCACAATGTCAACGAATATGTTATCAGATTTGGAATGGTGGTTATCACAATGGCAATCTCAATAA gcgtgTTTGTTTGCGGAACCCCATACTACTTATTCAGAAAATCGTTACCTAATATTctaccaaaaatgataaaatgtattttt TTCTCTCTGTGGAAACAATTAACATCACCCTGTAAGGAGACAAAAAATGAACATTGGTTAGAAATGGCAAAAAATTCTTTTCCAAACGATATCATAAATGACACGAAGAAAACGTTACACATGCTCTGTCTTTACATACCTTTGTCAATATTTTGGAGTTTATTCGATCAACAAGTTAATATTAGAAACAAATCGTGTAAGTCATAtccatattaa